Part of the Cryptosporangium arvum DSM 44712 genome, CCCCGGGCGCGGCTCCGAGCCCGGCCCCGGCCCCCCGGATCCTGGGAGAGACCGTCGTCACCGTGCTGGTCCCGACCGTGCAGCTACCGCCACGCGGGCTGTGGGGCGCCACCGGCGGCGTCCGTGTCGTTCCGCTGGAAACCTGGGTGGGCCGGGCCGTCGCCCCGGACACCGAGGCGGTCGGGGAGGCGCTGATCCGGCGCTACCTGGCCGCGTTCGGCCCGGCCGCCACGGCCGACCTCCGCGCCTGGTGCGGCCTCGCCGGCCTGCCCCGCGCGGTCGCGGCGGTGCGGGACGCGCTGGTCTCCTTCCGCGACGAGCGCCGCCGCGAACTGCTCGACCTGCCCGACGCCCCGCGGCCGGACCCGGACACCCCGGCGCCGGTGCGGTTCCTGCCCGCGTTCGACAACGCGATCCTCGGCTACGACGACCGCACCCGGATCGTCGACGACGCCCACCGCGGCCTGTCGGTGGCCGGGGAGCGCGCGGTGCTCGTCGACGGGCGGGTCGCCGCACTGTGGACGGCTCGGGACGCGACCGTGGAGGTCACCCCGCTGCGCCGGTTCTCCCGCGCCGAACGGACCGCGGTCGCCGAGGAAGGACGGCGGCTGGCCACGTTCCTCTCCGGTGGGAAGAGCTCCCGGGTGCGGGTGAACGCCTCACCCCGCTGAGCGGGGCGGCGCGAGCAACTGGGCCAGGTGCACCGACGGGCGGTCGCGCAGGTCGGCGACCTGGGTGCGGCAGGAGAAGCCGTCCGCGAGGACCACGGCGTCCGGGTCGGCGTCCAGGGCCGGCAGCAGCTGCTGCCCGGCCACCGCGACCGACACGTCGTAGTGGCCGAGCTCCACGCCGAAGTTGCCGGCCAGGCCGCAGCAGCCGGACAGGGTCCGGACCGTCGCGCCGGTACGGGCCAGCAGCCGCGCGTCGGCCTGCCAGCCCAGCACCGCGTGGTGGTGGCAGTGCGGCTGCGCGACGACCGTCGTGCCGGTCAGGTCCGGCGGGGTCCACCCGGGCGTCCGGTCGAGCAGTTCGGCCAGCGTCACGGTCGCCCCGGCCACCGCCTCGGCGTCCGCGGAGCCGAGCAGCTCCAGCGCGTCGGAGCGCAGGACCGCGGTGCACGACGGCTCGACGCCGACGATCGGGATCCCGTCGCGCGCGGCCGCGGCGAACCGGCTGACCGTGCGGCCGAGTATCCGCTTGGCCGCGTCGAGCTGGCCGGTGGTGATCCAGGTCAGGCCGCAGCACGTCCCCGGGTCGGGCAGCGTCGGCTCGTACCCGGCGTCGCGCAGGACGTCGACGACGGCGCGCGCGGCCTCGGGTGAGAACGCGTCGGAGAACGAGTCGACGAACAGCAGCACGGGGGTGCGGGTGCCGGCGACCGGGCGCTGCCGGCTCCACCAGCGGCGGAACGACGTCGACGCGAACTCCGGCACCGAGCGGCGCGCGTCGACCCCGGCCAGCGCCAGCGAGAGCCGCTTGAGGCCCGGCAGCCGGGTCGCCGCGTTGGCCACCCGGGCGGTGAGCGCCGACCGGCCGGCCAGGCGGGCCCAGCGCGGCAGCCACCCCAGCGTGTAGTGCGACCGCGGCCGCACCCGCCCCCGGTAGCTCTGGTGCAGCGCCTCGGACTTGTAGGTGGCCATGTCGATGCCGGTCGGGCAGTCCGAGGCGCAGCCCTTGCAGGACAGACACAGATCCAGCGCGTCGTGGACGCCGGGCGCGCGCCAGTCGAGCTCGCCGCGCACCACGTCCTGCAGGACCCTGGCCCGGCCGCGAGTCGAGTCCTTCTCCTCGCGGGTGGCCAGATAGGACGGGCACATCACGCCGCCCGAGGCGGAGTTGTCGGCCCGGCACTTGCCGACCCCGGTGCAGCGGTGCACGGCCTCGGCCAGGTCACCGCGGTCGTGCTGGTAGAGAAAGGCCAGCTCCCTGCGGTAGCTGACGCCGGCCGGCCGCACGTCGGCGTCGAACGGATCGGGGTCGACGAGCACCCCGGGGTTGAGCAGATCGCCCGGGTCGAACGCGTGCTTGACCGCGCCGAACAGCGCGATCGCGTCGGGGGAGTACATCAGCGACAGCAGCTCGCCGCGGGCCCGGCCGTCGCCGTGTTCGCCGGAGATCGAACCGCCGAACTCGGCGACCAGCCCGGCCGCCGCGGTGAGGAACGCACGCAGCACGTGGGTGCCGTCGGCCCGGTCGAGCGGGAAGTCGAGCCGGACGTGCATGCAGCCGTCGCCGAAGTGCCCGTACGGCGCCGCGGTCATGCCGTACTCGGCGACCAGCCCGTCGAACCTCGCGAGGTACGCGCCGAGCCGCTCCGGGGGCACCGCGGCGTCCTCCAGGCCGGGCCAGGCCGGGCGACCCGACGGGGCCCGGCCGGCCAGACCGGCGCCGTCCTCGCGGATGCGCCACAGCCGGGCCTGCGCGGCCGGCTCCTCGACCAGCAGGGACTCCACCCCCAGGTCGGCCGCGGCCAGGCGGCGGGACCGGTCGAGGACGTCGGCCCTGTCGTCGCCGGCGATCTCCACGAACAGCCAGGCGCCGCCGCGCGGCAGGGGCGGCACCGCGGCGTCCCCACGCCGGTTGCGCAGCACGTCGACGAGCCGCTCGTCCATGCCCTCGCACGCGGTGGGGGAGAACGTGACGACCGTGGGCGCGGCCTCCCCGGCGGCGACGATGTCGCGGAAGCCGATCGCGACCAGGATCCGGTGGGCCGGGTCGGTCACCAGCCGGACCGTCGCCTCGGTGAGGACGCCGAGCG contains:
- a CDS encoding winged helix DNA-binding domain-containing protein — protein: MLSTRALNRATLARQLLLERADVPVLDAVAHLGGLQAQEPQEPFIGLWSRLRGFDPAALSGLLVDRRVVRTHLMRRTVHLLPTDDVLAWRSRFDPMLRQRLLGVYRRDLDGIDLDALAAEGARLLADGQPRTTAEVGRLLSERRPGPAPGAAPSPAPAPRILGETVVTVLVPTVQLPPRGLWGATGGVRVVPLETWVGRAVAPDTEAVGEALIRRYLAAFGPAATADLRAWCGLAGLPRAVAAVRDALVSFRDERRRELLDLPDAPRPDPDTPAPVRFLPAFDNAILGYDDRTRIVDDAHRGLSVAGERAVLVDGRVAALWTARDATVEVTPLRRFSRAERTAVAEEGRRLATFLSGGKSSRVRVNASPR
- a CDS encoding FAD-binding and (Fe-S)-binding domain-containing protein, which produces MLHVTAQMTDVAGALTRAGLEFRDDAATKAMYSTDASLYRIPPLAVVRPRHVDEVAATLEVARALGVPLTSRGGGTSIAGNAIGRGIVVDFSRHLGRVLDIDAGSRRAVVEPGTVHAVLQKAALPLGVRFGPDPSSHPRCTIGGMIGNNACGNRALGYGRTSDNVLAMTHLLANGQTLRTGYDAAGAPTVDGPAQLLTDLRAATGRHLASARTEFDRFGRQLSGYAVQHLLPERFDVGQALIGSEGTLGVLTEATVRLVTDPAHRILVAIGFRDIVAAGEAAPTVVTFSPTACEGMDERLVDVLRNRRGDAAVPPLPRGGAWLFVEIAGDDRADVLDRSRRLAAADLGVESLLVEEPAAQARLWRIREDGAGLAGRAPSGRPAWPGLEDAAVPPERLGAYLARFDGLVAEYGMTAAPYGHFGDGCMHVRLDFPLDRADGTHVLRAFLTAAAGLVAEFGGSISGEHGDGRARGELLSLMYSPDAIALFGAVKHAFDPGDLLNPGVLVDPDPFDADVRPAGVSYRRELAFLYQHDRGDLAEAVHRCTGVGKCRADNSASGGVMCPSYLATREEKDSTRGRARVLQDVVRGELDWRAPGVHDALDLCLSCKGCASDCPTGIDMATYKSEALHQSYRGRVRPRSHYTLGWLPRWARLAGRSALTARVANAATRLPGLKRLSLALAGVDARRSVPEFASTSFRRWWSRQRPVAGTRTPVLLFVDSFSDAFSPEAARAVVDVLRDAGYEPTLPDPGTCCGLTWITTGQLDAAKRILGRTVSRFAAAARDGIPIVGVEPSCTAVLRSDALELLGSADAEAVAGATVTLAELLDRTPGWTPPDLTGTTVVAQPHCHHHAVLGWQADARLLARTGATVRTLSGCCGLAGNFGVELGHYDVSVAVAGQQLLPALDADPDAVVLADGFSCRTQVADLRDRPSVHLAQLLAPPRSAG